The genomic segment CTGGAGTCGGCCGACGTGGTGCGGCCGAACCAGATCCTGCTCGACTTCGGCTTCGACTCGCTGTCCATCCTGACCCTGCGGAACCGCCTCGCCTCGGCGACCGGTGTGCGTCTGGACATCGCGTCGATGTTCCACCGGTCGACACCGGACGACCTGGTCCAGCACCTCAAGCAGGCACTGCTCGACAACCGATCCGGCAGAGGAGCCGATGATGCACCCACCGATGACACAGTCTGAGCGCGTCGTGGAACCGACAGGACGTGGCTATCTTCTGCTCGACGCGCATCCGGCCGGATGCTTCCGCAGCGTGGAGCTGATGCGGGCCGAGGTGCCGGTCCCGGAGAAGCCACCGGCGCGGCGGCCGACGGCGCTGGTCATCGGGTCGAGCTCGGGCTACGGTCTGGCGAGCACGATCGCCGGGCTGGTGCGGTACGGCATCGACGGCGTGGGGATCGGCCTCGAACGGCCGGCCGGGCATCGCAGTGCGAGCGCCGGGTGGTACCGCACGGTCGCCACCGACGCGATCGCCCGCGAGCTCGGGGCGGACTTCTCGTTCCGCAACGCCGACGCCTTCGCCGACACCACGAAGACCGAGACGCTGGATCTGCTGGCCGAGCGGTTCGGCGGCGTGGACTACCTGATCTACAGCGTCGCCGCGCCCCGGCGCACCGAACCGCGGAGCGGCACGACCTACCAGTCGGTGCTCAAGCCGCTCGGCGCGCCGCACACCACCCGGAACCTGGAGTTCGCCGACGACGGAGCCGCGCAGGTGCGGGAGGTCACCGTCGCCCCGGCGACCGAGGCCGAGGCCGCCGCGACCGTGGGGGTCATGGGCGGCGAGGACTGGTCCCGCTGGATCACGGCGCTGGCCGAGCGCGGGCTGCTACGGAGCGGCTTTCGCACGGTCGCCCTCACGTACATCGGCTCGCCGCTGACCTCGGCGATCTACCGCGGGGGCACGATCGGCGCCGCCAAGGCCGACCTGGAGTCCACCGCGCGCGCCCTGACCGAGCGGCTGGCCGCGGTGGACGGCCGCGCCTTCACCTCGGTGAACGGCGCCCTGGTCACCCAGGCGCTGACCGCCATCCCGGGCATCCCGCTCTACGTGAGTCTGCTCCGTGGCGTTCTCGGCGACCGTTTCCCGTCCCCCGTGGCGCAGTCGCTCGACCTGTGGCACCAGCTCACCGCGCGCCGGCCCGACGTGGACGACTCCGGCCGCATCCGCCTCGATGGCTGGGAGCTGTCCGAGCCGGTCCAGGCGGCGGTGGCCGAACGCTGGCGGTCCATCACTCCCGCGACCGTCACCGCGCTGGCCGACACCGCGTGGTTCCGGGCCCAGTGCCGTGCCCTGTACGGCTTCGACGTCCCCGGCGTCGACTACACCGTCCCGGTCGAGACCGACGTGCCCTGGCCAGAGTCGTAGACATCGGAGTCCACCCATGGGCATGTTGCTTCTCCTCGGCTGACCACCGCACGGCGGTCAGCCGAGGAGGACGGCTCAGCGGAAGTCGTCGGCGTGGTCGGCGGCCCACTGCGCGAACGTGTGCGCGGGCCTGCCGGTGATCCTGTCGACGATGACCGAGACCGGGGCCGGAACGCCGTCGGCGGCGGCCCACATGCGCAGTAGCGCTTCGGCCACATTCGACGGCGCCTTCTCGGCGAATTCCTCCCGCGCCTGCTCGACAGAGACCGTCTCCACCCGGATCGGGCGCCCGAGGGCCTCACCGATGTGCTCCACCTGGCGCCGCAGCGTCAGCGACTCGGATCCGTGGACGGTGTACGCCTGATGGGAGTGACCGGGCTCGGTCAGAGCGGTCACGGCGAGCGCGGCCATGTCCTTCTCATGGACGGGTGCGTTCTGCGCTTCCGGGTACGGAAGGCGCACGACGCCCTCCCCGCGGATCGATTCCCCCCACCACCAACGGGCGTTGGTGGCGAACATGCCCGGCCTGATGAACGTCCAGTCCAGCCCCGACCGCTCGATGGCCAGCTCGACCGTCCGGTGCATCCGGGCTATCGGGTTCTGTTCGGAGGTGGCCATCACGACCGACACCGACGACAGCAGGACCACCTGCCGGACGCCGGCGGACTGCGCCGCCGCCACGAAGGCCTCGATCTCCTCCGGTTTGGCGTACAGGAACACCTTGTCGGCACCTGCCAGCACCGCGGGCAGGGTCTCGGGGCGCTCCAGGTCGGCCTGGACGACCTCCAGCGTGGACGGGAAGCCGCCCGCTTCCGGGTTTCTGCTGGTGCCCCTGACCTTCTCGCCGACGGCCAGCAGGCTGGCAGCGACATTGCGGCCGACGTTTCCACGTGCGCCGAAGACAACGGTAACCAATGATCCGACCTCCGCGTGGTTGATGGTGCGGGTGGAGCATGCATCGACCGTTCAGGTCTGCGAGCCGACTGGAAGGGCACGTTCCGTGACCTCGGGGTCCGCTCGTCGGCCTCCACCCGGCGACCGAGGCTCGCACGGGTCGCCGAAAAAAACAAACTGCGTACGTCGTACCTTCTTTTGCTATCCTGCATTCGTGGGGCCCACACGTGGACCGTCGAACATGCCTTGCTCCATGTGTAGTTGATGCTGCCTTGAGCAGGCCGAGTGGGTCGCCCGCGAGGGCGTGCACAGAGGGGAATTCAGGTGAACAAGACGTATCCGCCGCCAAGCGCGGCGATCGACCCCGACCCGAGCAGGTCCTGGTTACGGCGAGCGTGGCCGCTGGTCCGGGCACACCGGTGGATGTTCAGCGCGGCCCTGGTGATGTCCGGGGCCAGCATGCTGGTGGCCGTACAGGTGCCGAGGCTGATCCAGGACGCGGTGGACAACTCGATCGTGTCGGACAGGGTGTCGCTGTCGCACTACATGTGGTGGCTGGTCGGGATGACGGTGATCATGCTGGTCGTCGGCTACCTGTCCAAGCAACTGCTCTTCCGTGCCGCGGCCAGGGTCGAGTACGACCTGCGCAACATCGTGTACGAGCACCTGACCGCCATGTCGTTCCCGTTCTACGACCGGATGCAGAGCGGGCAGCTCATCTCCCGTGCCAACTCCGACATCCGCGCGGTGCAGATGTATCTGGCGTTCGCGCCGTACCTGCTGGTGCAGTCCGGTATCTCGCTGGTGTCGTTCGCGTACATGCTGGCGATCGACGTGCCGCTGGCCATCCTGGCCATGCTGCCGATGCCGCTGATGTTCGTGGCCAGCCGGCGCATGCAACGGTCCCTGTTCCCGGTGTCCTGGCTGATCCAGGCCCGGCTGGCCGATGTCGCGACCGTGGTGGACGAGAACGTCAACGGCGTGCGCGTGGTCAAGTCGTTCGCGGCCGAGCGGAGCCAGCTCGCCTCGCTGCAGAAGGCCGCGACGAGCGTCGCCTGGGCGAACGTGAAGGACGCCGATCTGCGCGCGCGGTGGACGCCCCTGGTGCAGAACCTGCCCCGCGTCGGCATGGCGATCGTGCTGCTGTACGGCGGATACCTGGTCATTCACGGCGAGCTGGGCGTCGGCGCGATCCTGGCCTTCAACGCCTATCTCATGATGCTCCAGGTTCCGTTCCAGGTGATCGGCAACCTGATCATGCTGGGGCAGCGGTCGTCGGCCGCGGCCAGGCGGCTGTACGAGGTGCTGGACGAGAAGCCGGAGATCGCGGACGCCCCCGACGCGCGGGAGATCACCGGGTTGCGCGGTGACGTCCGGTTCGACGATGTCACCTTCGGCTACGGCGACGGCCTCGACGTGCTGAAGGGGTTCTCGCTGCGGCTCCGCCCCGGCGAGACCGTGGCGCTGGTCGGCCGGACCGGCACCGGAAAGTCCACCGCGGCCAGACTGTTGCCGCGTTTCTACGACGTGCGCGCCGGCTCCGTCAGCGTGGACGGGCACGATGTGCGGGACCTGACCCTGCACAGCCTACGGGACGCCGTCGGCGTCGTACTGGACGAGCCGTTCCTGTTCTCGGCGTCGGTCCGCGACAACATCGCCTACGGGCGGCCGGACGCGGACATCACCGACATCGAGCGGGTGGCCCGGCTGGCCGGGGCCCACGAGTTCATCACCGAACTGTCCGAGGGCTACGACACCGTCATCGGCGAACGCGGCTACACGCTGTCCGGCGGGCAGCGGCAGCGCATCGCGATCGCCCGGACGCTGCTGGTGAATCCGCCGGTGCTGGTGCTCGACGACGCCACCAGCGCCATCGACGTCCAGGTGGAGCAGGAGATCCACGCCGGGCTGCGGTCTCTTTTCGCCGGCCGGACGACGCTGATCGTCGCGCACCGGCTGTCCACGATCAGCCTGGCCGACCGCGTGGTGCTGCTGGACGGCGGCCGGATCGTCGCGGACGGCACGCACAAGGAGCTGCTCGCGAGCACGCCGCTGTACGCGGAAGTGCTGGCGCAGGCGGACGAGAGCATCGAGGAAATGGGGAGTGTGGGCCGATGACGTCTCCCACGGGAGGTGGCGCCGCGTTCAACGGAGGCGGCAAGGCCACCGCGCCAGGTCTGCCCTTCGCCGGAGTGCCGCCGGAGATGCAGGCGAGCGTCGACACGTTGCTGAAGACCGAGCCGGAACATCCCGAGCCCGAGGTCGTGTTCGAGCACGCCCGGCCCGATCCCGACGGCGCCGAGCTGAGTCTGCGGCGGCTGATCCGCCCGTACTGGCCGATCGTGCTGCTGGCCGGCGTGTTCGTGGCCCTGGAGGCGCTGACGCTCCAGGCCGGTCCGAAGCTGACCCAGATCGGCATCGACGACGGCATCACGGCGAAGGACTCCGGCACACTGGTGCTGGTCGCGATCCTGTACCTGGTCAGTCTGGTGGTCACCGGTGCCGCGCAGGCCGCGCGGGTCAAGGTGACCGGGCGGATCGCCGCGTGGGTGATGAACGACCTGCGGGTACGGGTCTTCACCCAGTTGCAGCGGCTCTCGCTGAACTTCTACACCGGCGAGAAGTCCGGCGTGATCATGACCCGGATGACGAGCGACATCGAGAACCTCCAGGCGTTGCTGCAGGACGGTCTGGCACAGTTCGCCGTCCAGGGCCTGACCATGGTCGTTGTCACGGTGGTGCTGTTCACCTTCGACGTGCGGCTGGCGCTGATCACCGTCGTACTGGTCGTGCCCGTCCTGACCGCGCTGTCCGTGTGGTTCCACCGGGCGTCCGGCAAGGGCTACGTGCGGGTGCGGGACACCATCGCCGCCGTCATCGCCGATCTCTCCGAGAGCCTGCAGGGAGTGCGCATCGTCACGGCGCACAACCGGCAGCGGCACAACATCGAGCAACACCGACAGGTCACGGGCACGTACTACGACGCCAATGTCCGCACCGGACGGATCAACTCGATCTACACGCCGAGCACCCAGGTCATCGGTGTCGCGGGGCAGCTCGCGCTGCTGGCCATCGGAGCCGGCATGGTCGCCGACGGGGAGCTGACCATCGGCGAGCTGGTGGCGTTCCTGCTCTCCCTGGGCGCCTTCTTCCAGCCCATCCAGCAACTGGTGCAGCTCTACAACACGTACCAGCAGGGGCAGTCGTCGATCGTGAAGCTCAGGGAGCTCCTGAGCACGCGGGCGGAGGTCGAGGAGGCTCCCGGAGCCGTCGACCTGCCGAACGTCGAGGGCGAGATCGTCTTCGAGGACGTCACGTTCGGCTATGTTCCCGACCGGCCGGTGATCTCCGAGGTGTCGCTGGACATCCGGGCCGGTGAGACCGTGGCGTTCGTCGGCCCCACCGGTGCCGGCAAGTCCACCCTCGCCAAACTGGTCACCCGGTTCTACGACCCGACGTCCGGCCGGATCCTCATCGACGGGCGCGACCTCCGGGACGTGCGGATAGAGTCCCTCCGCCGGCAGATCGGCGTCGTTCCGCAGGAACCCTTCCTGTTCGCCGGGCCGCTCCGGGACAACATCCGTTTCGCCGTCCCGGACGCCTCCGACGACCGGGTCCGGGAGGCGCTGCGGGTGGTCGGCCTGGTCGACGTGGTCGAGCGGCTGCCCGACGGCCTCGACACCGTCGTCCAGGAGCGGGGCCAGTCGCTGTCCTCCGGCGAACGGCAACTCGTCGCCCTGGCACGGGCCTTCCTGGCCCAGCCCCGGGTGCTGGTCCTGGACGAGGCCACGTCCAACCTGGACCTCCAGTCCGAGACCAAGATCGAGGAGGCTCTGGACGTGCTGCTGGAGGGCCGCACCGCGATCCTGATCGCACACCGGCTCTCCACCGCGATGAAGGCCGACCGCATCGTCGTCGTCGACGAGGGCCGCATCGTCGAGGTCGGTGCGCACGACCAGCTCCTCGCCGCCGACGGCAAGTACACCCAGATGTACGCCGTCTGGACCAATCAGGCCGCCGAGGCCCACTGAGGAACCTCGCGAATCCCGCTCCCGGCCGCGGAGCGGGTCGCGAGCGTCCGGGCTACGGGAACGAAGACATGCGAAATGACCCATCAGGTCCCGACACTTCCGTTCTATGCCGCGAGGCCCAGTCGTTGATGCCGGCGGAGCCTCTCCTGGTACGGCGTGATGCAGCCGATCATCGAGTGGATCCGCTCCCGGTTGTACTGTTCCGCGATCCAGCGGAAAACGTCCTGTAGAGCCTGCGCCCGGGTTTCCCAGACGGTCGTACCGATCTCTGCTTTCAGGACGGCGATGAAGCTCTCCGCGGCGGCGTTGCCGAAGCACGAACAGGTCCGGCCGGTACTCTGCCTCAGATCCAACTCGGCCAAAAATCCCCGGAATTGATGGGACGTGTATGGCGAGCCGCGATCTGAATGAAAGATCGCGTTGCCAGCCGTGCGACCGCCCGCATGGGCCATCCGAATGGCATCCGCGACCAGCTCGGTGCGCATGTGATCCTCCATTGACCAGCCCACGACCTCACGCGTGCACAGGTCGATCACCGTCGCCAGATACAGCCAACCCTCAGCCGTCGGCAGACAGGTGATGTCCCCGACGAATTTCAGCCCCGGCATCGGCGCAGTGAAGTCCCGCTGAATGGGATCCGGTGCGGGAGGCGCCGTGCGGTCCTGCTTCGTCAGCGACCGCGACTTCCGTCGCGTTATCCCGACGATCTCACGGTCCCGCGTGATCCGCGCGACGCGTTTGCGGTTCACGATGCACCCAAGGCCGCGCAGCTTCTGAGTGATCCGGCGGACCCCGTAGGCATCCCGTGAATCAGTGTGGATCTCGCGGATGCGACGGGCCAGACCCTCTTCCTCATCGGCCTTCTCCTGTCGTGCCTCCTTGTTCTGGTGCCAGGCGTAGTAGCCGGAGCGGTCCCAGCCGAGCACGTCGCACATCCGCTTCACCTTGTGGGCGTTCCGGTGCTCGTCGACGAAACGGAAGCGGATCACCGTGTCGTCTCCCGCGCGAAATAGGCGGCGGCCTTCCGGAGGATCTCGTTGTCCTCCTTCAGCCGGGCGTTCTCCCGCCGCAGGCGCTTGAGCTCTTCCTTCTCGTCAGGGGTCATGCCGGTGCCACCCCCGCCGTCCGCCGCCTGGGCGCGGGTCCGGTCCTCGCGGACCCATTCTGCGCAGGGTTTCCAGATGGGTGCCCAGGCCGTGGGCGATGTCGGTGAGGGAACGGTCCGGCGAGGAACCCACCAGGTCCACCGCGTCCCGCTTGAACTCTTCGGGGTAGTTCTTCCGCTTTGCCGCCTTGGAGCACTTCCCCTGGATGGCGAATCATCCAGCGTCCAGGTGTCGGAATTTCGGGGGCCACTCCAAGCGACCGTAACTCCATCGCAGCAGTCGCCGATGCGGCGGCCCGCGTCAGATCTTCTCGGCGGTCACGCGGGGGTGGTCGGTGGTGAGGAGGGTGATGTACACGACGTCGGACGTGAGGATGGTGACGCGGCCTGGCTGGGCGAGGGTGGTGGCGCAGAGCATGGCGTCGATGGCGTACTTGTGGCCGTGCAGTCCGGCCGCGCGTAGCAGGGTGGCGGCGGACTGGGCGAGCGCCTGGCTGACCGGTTCGACCCGCAGCCGGGACAGCGTCCACTTCAGCGCGGCGTCGTTGATCCGGGGGTGGATCACCTCGACGAGCACGGCCGCCGAGGTGATCACCGGAAGGTCTGCGTCGCGGGCGGCGGTGAGCCACTCGTGTACCTCGCGGTCGCGCTGCACGGCCTTGGCCAGGCCCTCGCTGTCCAGGATCAGGGCGCCGCTCACGCGGCCGTCCCGGCGTCGGAGGAGGTGCCGCCGGTGAGCTTGGCCCGCTTGGCTGCAACGGCTTCCGGGTCGGCGGGGCCGTGGGTCTTGTCGAAGTCGGCGATCAGCTCGTCCAGGTTGTCCCGCTCGATCTGCCGCTGCGCGGCCTTCTCCAGGTAAGCGGACACGCCACGCACGAGGCCACATTGGCCAGGACGGCCACGGCCAGCCAGCGCCAGTCGGCTCCCTTCAGCGCCGCCCACAGATGGTCCCGGTCCATACCCCACAGGGTGAAAACCAGGCTGATGCCCACCGCCACGAACAGCAGCACCTGGATCACCCGGCCGCGCGTGCCGGTGCTCCTCGGCGGGGACTCGGTCGGGGTCACGCCTCACTCCGTAACCTCACGGTGCCGCTGTCGCCGTCCACGGCCAGCATGTCCCCGGTTCCGATCCGCGAGGTCGCGGTCCGCACGCCCATCACTGCCGGGATGCCGTACTCGCGCGCCACCACCGAGCCGTGGGACAGCGCGCCCCCGACGTCGGCCACCACCGCGCCGGCCCGGGCCGGCAGCGGCGCCCACGCCGGCGTTACCTGGCGTACGACGAGGACCTCCCCCTTCTCCAGTGTGCCCGCGTCCGCGAACTCGTGGATCACCCGGGCCCGGCCCGTGTAGCTGCCCGGGCTCACCGCTGATCCGCTCAGCCCGTCGCCCTTGTCCTGCCCCCGCTCGGCCCCGAACAGCGCCAAGGAGGTGATGTCGGACCCGAAGAGGGTGATGCGCGCGTCGGCGGGGACCACATCGGGCGGGTCGAGCCGCCGCTGCCTCTGGCGCCGCAGTCGGCGTTCACGGACCAGTGCGCGCCACCGCGGGTCGTCCGCATCGGCGTTCACCCAGCCGCTCAGCTCCTCCCCGGTCAGGTAGAACACGTCGTCTTCGACGTCGAGCAGGCCGGCGAGGACCAGTCGGCGGCCCAGTTCGAGATAGCCGGCCCGCATCAACGGCCAGCCGAGCGTGAAGGAGTGCAGGGCCTCGTCCCGTACTCCGCTCCAGTGGTACGCCCACCGGTGGACCCCGCGCCGTAGTCGGCCGACCGGCCCGCGTCCGAGCCGGGGTGCCGGGGCGCCGCCAGGGCTCGATGCCGGTGCCAGGGCACTCGGTTCGCCGCCGTCGCGGCGGCCCGCGATCACCGAGCGGAGCACGGAAGGATCGTCGATCGCGGTGGGTTCGGCCGGGTCGAGGCTGTACACCAGGTGGCCGAAGCACCGCAGGTACTCCTGCAGCAGTCGTTCCTCGTCCTCCGGGGTGGCCGCGGCGACCCGGTCCAGGGCACGGTCGGCCTGGTGGGTGAGCCGGTCCTCGCCCACGAGCAGGGGTCCGGCCGTGAGCCCGGCGGTGTGCCGGCCGCCGCGCGCCAGAACCACCCCCAGCAGCCACTCGCTGGTGTTCCAGTGCCAGGCGAGGCCGCCGATCACCGCCCAGTAGCGGGCGCTCAGTTCGCGGCGGAGACGGCGCTCGAAGCGCTGGTGCGGCGGCCGATGCCGCCGCCGGTCGACGGCACGGTCCCCGCTCCCGGGTACAGCTTCCCGTCCGGGCACATGGCCTCCGCGACGCTGATCCTCATGGTGCTCCTGGTCGTGCTGCGTACCGGCACGCCGCCGTGGTGGCTGTGCCTGTGCCTGGGCTCGACCTTCGTGGCGGCTGTCGGCGTCTCCCGCGTGCTGGCGGACGCCCACCACGCCGCCGACGTCGTGGGCGGCGTCATGCTGGGGCTCGTGGTCGGCTTCGCGGTCGCCTGGCGCGCGTCGACGTCCGCTCCCCGGACACCTCCGGAAAGGAAACATGGTGAACGGTTTGGCACGCCTGGCGTCTACCCCGCTGGGGAAGGCGGCGGGCATCACGCGGGACTATGTGCTGCGGATGTACTACGTCGTGGACGAGGTGCCGCGCGCCGGCAGCGCTTACGTCTCACGCCCGTGCTGCTCGGCGTCGAGTCCTGGTCTACCGCGTCGACTCCGTGGCCGAACGCAACTCGTCGGTGGACTTCGACGCCGAGCGCAACAACGACTACGAGGCGTTCCATACGTACAAGAAGGCCTTCGAGAAGGTGCTGCGGGTCCTGGGGGCATGGAACGAGGACGTGGCCTTCCTGGTCGACGAGGCGGAACGGTTCATCCGCTTGGAGAACGCCACCACGTCGCGCGGCACCGTCACCCGTCAGGACGCCCTGGCCCTGGTCGAACTGCGACCCACCGACGTACGCCTGCTGCGACCCATGACCTTCGCCCTGCGCGGACGGTCGATGGACGCCGCGACCAGAGACCTGCTCTGGCCGGTGGAAGTGCTGGCGGACATAGCGAACGACCTCGGGCATTACGAACAGGACGTCGCCTCGGGCACCTTGAACGTCTACGCCGCCTTCGTGGAGCTCTTCGGCGACGCGGCCGCCGCGGAGCTGCGCCGCGAGGTCGACCGGTATGAGTCGATGTTCTTGGACCGCCTCTCCGCACTGCCACCCGCGGGGCGTGCACGGGTCGCGCAGGTCTGCCGACGCCGCTATACGGCGGCCGTGCGGCCGTACCCCCGGGTGATCACCCAGCCGCCGGCCCCCGCGTCCCCTTCCCGGCCCGCTGGCACAAGCTCGCGCAAAAAGGCCGCCATCGGCGCAGCCCTTGCCGTCGGTGCGCTCGCAGCAGCGGCGTACGGGCGTGGACAGTCCCGACTGTTGGTCCTCTCCCCAATGCTTCGCAAGATGCTAGGACACACATCATGAGCAGCGCGATGCGCCGGTCCCGGTCATGTTGAACCCGCTCTCCGACGGGTGTCGGCGTGCTCCTGGCCACGGAAGTATCGCGAAAGCGGTGTTCACCACTCGGTTGGCGTAGAGGTACTTCCCAGCCAAGATCACCTACACCAGATGACGGGACGCCAACACCGTGAGGCCCTGCCCTCCGAGCCTCACCGGCTTCCCGGACCCACAGGTGCTGAATGGACGCCGCGCGGACTTCGCAGCCGGCCCTCGCCCGGCTCTTGTCGCGCGCCCGGACACAGGCAGGAAGCGTCAGCGCGCTGCATATTCCGCCCACTCTGCACGTAACGCACACCGGCGGCCTGTCCGATTTGAGCCTCACGGGCCGCTGACCCGTGACTTTCTTTCACTTGTTTTTGCTGGATCTCTTTTCGATGACGCACCATGTGGAGTGCGTGGCGATCCTCGAACCCATCGCAAAGGGCGTCTGACCTGCAGGTTTGGGTGGTGTGCGTTATGTGCACTGTGGGCGTTACGGGCGATATCTTGACGCTGAAATGACGCTCGCCGAGGCATCGTGACGCTCATTTGACGCTCGTTCTGATGGGCCGTCAGGTATGTTGTCCCGCTGGTCAGGTGGCCTCCTGGCTGTGCGGGTGTGGCAAGGTGCCGGGGGATTAGTGTGCCGAGCGGTCCCAATCAGCCGCCT from the Streptomyces sp. NBC_01335 genome contains:
- the fabV gene encoding enoyl-[acyl-carrier-protein] reductase FabV; amino-acid sequence: MTQSERVVEPTGRGYLLLDAHPAGCFRSVELMRAEVPVPEKPPARRPTALVIGSSSGYGLASTIAGLVRYGIDGVGIGLERPAGHRSASAGWYRTVATDAIARELGADFSFRNADAFADTTKTETLDLLAERFGGVDYLIYSVAAPRRTEPRSGTTYQSVLKPLGAPHTTRNLEFADDGAAQVREVTVAPATEAEAAATVGVMGGEDWSRWITALAERGLLRSGFRTVALTYIGSPLTSAIYRGGTIGAAKADLESTARALTERLAAVDGRAFTSVNGALVTQALTAIPGIPLYVSLLRGVLGDRFPSPVAQSLDLWHQLTARRPDVDDSGRIRLDGWELSEPVQAAVAERWRSITPATVTALADTAWFRAQCRALYGFDVPGVDYTVPVETDVPWPES
- a CDS encoding NAD(P)H-binding protein, yielding MVTVVFGARGNVGRNVAASLLAVGEKVRGTSRNPEAGGFPSTLEVVQADLERPETLPAVLAGADKVFLYAKPEEIEAFVAAAQSAGVRQVVLLSSVSVVMATSEQNPIARMHRTVELAIERSGLDWTFIRPGMFATNARWWWGESIRGEGVVRLPYPEAQNAPVHEKDMAALAVTALTEPGHSHQAYTVHGSESLTLRRQVEHIGEALGRPIRVETVSVEQAREEFAEKAPSNVAEALLRMWAAADGVPAPVSVIVDRITGRPAHTFAQWAADHADDFR
- a CDS encoding ABC transporter ATP-binding protein, whose translation is MNKTYPPPSAAIDPDPSRSWLRRAWPLVRAHRWMFSAALVMSGASMLVAVQVPRLIQDAVDNSIVSDRVSLSHYMWWLVGMTVIMLVVGYLSKQLLFRAAARVEYDLRNIVYEHLTAMSFPFYDRMQSGQLISRANSDIRAVQMYLAFAPYLLVQSGISLVSFAYMLAIDVPLAILAMLPMPLMFVASRRMQRSLFPVSWLIQARLADVATVVDENVNGVRVVKSFAAERSQLASLQKAATSVAWANVKDADLRARWTPLVQNLPRVGMAIVLLYGGYLVIHGELGVGAILAFNAYLMMLQVPFQVIGNLIMLGQRSSAAARRLYEVLDEKPEIADAPDAREITGLRGDVRFDDVTFGYGDGLDVLKGFSLRLRPGETVALVGRTGTGKSTAARLLPRFYDVRAGSVSVDGHDVRDLTLHSLRDAVGVVLDEPFLFSASVRDNIAYGRPDADITDIERVARLAGAHEFITELSEGYDTVIGERGYTLSGGQRQRIAIARTLLVNPPVLVLDDATSAIDVQVEQEIHAGLRSLFAGRTTLIVAHRLSTISLADRVVLLDGGRIVADGTHKELLASTPLYAEVLAQADESIEEMGSVGR
- a CDS encoding ABC transporter ATP-binding protein, translating into MTSPTGGGAAFNGGGKATAPGLPFAGVPPEMQASVDTLLKTEPEHPEPEVVFEHARPDPDGAELSLRRLIRPYWPIVLLAGVFVALEALTLQAGPKLTQIGIDDGITAKDSGTLVLVAILYLVSLVVTGAAQAARVKVTGRIAAWVMNDLRVRVFTQLQRLSLNFYTGEKSGVIMTRMTSDIENLQALLQDGLAQFAVQGLTMVVVTVVLFTFDVRLALITVVLVVPVLTALSVWFHRASGKGYVRVRDTIAAVIADLSESLQGVRIVTAHNRQRHNIEQHRQVTGTYYDANVRTGRINSIYTPSTQVIGVAGQLALLAIGAGMVADGELTIGELVAFLLSLGAFFQPIQQLVQLYNTYQQGQSSIVKLRELLSTRAEVEEAPGAVDLPNVEGEIVFEDVTFGYVPDRPVISEVSLDIRAGETVAFVGPTGAGKSTLAKLVTRFYDPTSGRILIDGRDLRDVRIESLRRQIGVVPQEPFLFAGPLRDNIRFAVPDASDDRVREALRVVGLVDVVERLPDGLDTVVQERGQSLSSGERQLVALARAFLAQPRVLVLDEATSNLDLQSETKIEEALDVLLEGRTAILIAHRLSTAMKADRIVVVDEGRIVEVGAHDQLLAADGKYTQMYAVWTNQAAEAH
- a CDS encoding IS3 family transposase — encoded protein: MIRFRFVDEHRNAHKVKRMCDVLGWDRSGYYAWHQNKEARQEKADEEEGLARRIREIHTDSRDAYGVRRITQKLRGLGCIVNRKRVARITRDREIVGITRRKSRSLTKQDRTAPPAPDPIQRDFTAPMPGLKFVGDITCLPTAEGWLYLATVIDLCTREVVGWSMEDHMRTELVADAIRMAHAGGRTAGNAIFHSDRGSPYTSHQFRGFLAELDLRQSTGRTCSCFGNAAAESFIAVLKAEIGTTVWETRAQALQDVFRWIAEQYNRERIHSMIGCITPYQERLRRHQRLGLAA
- a CDS encoding DNA-binding protein, whose product is MSGALILDSEGLAKAVQRDREVHEWLTAARDADLPVITSAAVLVEVIHPRINDAALKWTLSRLRVEPVSQALAQSAATLLRAAGLHGHKYAIDAMLCATTLAQPGRVTILTSDVVYITLLTTDHPRVTAEKI
- a CDS encoding PEP-utilizing enzyme; protein product: MPGREAVPGSGDRAVDRRRHRPPHQRFERRLRRELSARYWAVIGGLAWHWNTSEWLLGVVLARGGRHTAGLTAGPLLVGEDRLTHQADRALDRVAAATPEDEERLLQEYLRCFGHLVYSLDPAEPTAIDDPSVLRSVIAGRRDGGEPSALAPASSPGGAPAPRLGRGPVGRLRRGVHRWAYHWSGVRDEALHSFTLGWPLMRAGYLELGRRLVLAGLLDVEDDVFYLTGEELSGWVNADADDPRWRALVRERRLRRQRQRRLDPPDVVPADARITLFGSDITSLALFGAERGQDKGDGLSGSAVSPGSYTGRARVIHEFADAGTLEKGEVLVVRQVTPAWAPLPARAGAVVADVGGALSHGSVVAREYGIPAVMGVRTATSRIGTGDMLAVDGDSGTVRLRSEA